The proteins below are encoded in one region of Candidatus Moraniibacteriota bacterium:
- a CDS encoding GtrA family protein — protein sequence MLRDILNDPIRLRRIIKQFIKFVIVGGINTGIDFLVLNILMHFTGIASGPELFLLNSISFSVAVFNSYFMNKHWTFQDKTKTEQEPIKFSAFFIISVIGLFLNGLILTSVTTFIPPFFGLSAVLWTNIAKLFATGFSMLWNFVGYKLFVFKK from the coding sequence ATGCTACGAGACATCCTGAATGATCCGATTCGATTGAGGCGAATTATTAAACAATTTATCAAATTTGTCATTGTTGGCGGTATCAATACCGGTATCGATTTTTTGGTTTTGAATATTCTCATGCACTTCACCGGCATTGCATCTGGTCCAGAATTATTTTTGCTCAATAGCATTTCTTTCTCCGTTGCTGTTTTTAATAGTTATTTCATGAATAAGCATTGGACATTCCAAGACAAAACAAAAACAGAACAAGAACCTATCAAATTCTCAGCCTTTTTTATTATCAGTGTCATTGGTCTCTTTCTCAACGGTCTGATACTGACGAGCGTCACTACTTTTATCCCTCCTTTCTTCGGTCTCAGCGCTGTACTCTGGACCAACATTGCCAAACTCTTTGCAACAGGTTTCTCTATGCTCTGGAACTTTGTCGGCTACAAACTCTTTGTGTTCAAAAAATAG